In Phyllostomus discolor isolate MPI-MPIP mPhyDis1 chromosome 2, mPhyDis1.pri.v3, whole genome shotgun sequence, the following are encoded in one genomic region:
- the USP15 gene encoding ubiquitin carboxyl-terminal hydrolase 15 isoform X3 yields MRGEIAKSYAELIKQMWSGKFSYVTPRAFKTQVGRFAPQFSGYQQQDCQELLAFLLDGLHEDLNRIRKKPYIQLKDADGRPDKVVAEEAWENHLKRNDSIIVDIFHGLFKSTLVCPECAKISVTFDPFCYLTLPLPMKKERTLEVYLVRMDPLTKPMQYKVVVPKIGNILDLCTALSALSGVPADKMIVTDIFNHRFHRIFAMDENLSSIIERDEIYVFEININRTEDTEHVIIPVCLREKFRHSSYTHHTGSSLFGQPFLMAVPRNNTEDKLYNLLLLRMCRYVKISTETEDTEGSLHCCKDQNINGNGPNGIHEEGSPSEMETDEPDDESSQDQELPSENENSQSEDSVGGDNDSENGLCTEETCKGQLTGHKKRLFTFQFNNLGNTDINYIKDDTRHIRFDDRQLRLDERSFLALDWDPDLKKRYFDENAAEDFEKHESVEYKPPKKPFVKLKDCIELFTTKEKLGAEDPWYCPNCKEHQQATKKLDLWSLPPVLVVHLKRFSYSRYMRDKLDTLVDFPINDLDMSEFLINPNAGPCRYNLIAISNHYGGMGGGHYTAFAKNKDDGKWYYFDDSSVSTASEDQIVSKAAYVLFYQRQDTFSGTGFFPLDRETKGASAATGIPLESDEDSNDNDNDIENENCMHTN; encoded by the exons ATGAGAGGTGAAATAGCTAAATCTTATGCTGAATTGATCAAGCAAATGTGGTCTGGAAAATTTAGCTACGTCACACCTAGAGCCTTTAAG ACACAGGTAGGACGTTTTGCACCTCAGTTCTCTGGGTACCAGCAGCAGGACTGTCAGGAACTATTAGCTTTCCTATTAGATGGACTACATGAAGATTTGAATAGAATTAGGAAAAAACCATATATACAACTAAAAGATGCTGATGGAAGGCCAGATAAG GTAGTTGCTGAAGAAGCCTGGgaaaaccatttaaaaagaaatgattctATCATAGTAGATATATTTCATGGCCTTTTTAAATCAACTCTAGTTTGTCCTGAATGTGCTAAGATTTCAGTCACATTTGATCCTTTTTGTTACTTGACACTTCCATTACCCATGAAAAAAGAACGTACCTTGGAAGTTTACTTAGTTAGAATGGACCCACTTACCAAACCTATGCAG taCAAAGTGGTTGTGCCCAAAATTGGAAACATACTTGATCTTTGTACAGCATTGTCTGCTTTATCAGGAGTACCTGCAGATAAG atgatAGTTACTGATATATTCAATCATAGATTTCACAGAATATTCGCAATGGATGAAAACCTTAGTAGTATTATAGAGCGGGATGAAATTTATGT GTTTGAAATTAACATCAATAGGACAGAAGATACAGAGCATGTGATTATTCCTGTTTGCCTAAGAGAAAAATTTAGACACTCAAGTTATACCCACCATACTGGTTCTTCACTTTTTGGTCAGCCTTTTCTTATGGCTGTACCACGAAACAATACCGAAGATAAACTTTATAATCTTCTGCTTTTGAGAATGTG cCGATATGTCAAAATATCTACTGAAACCGAAGACACTGAAGGATCCCTACACTGCTGTAAGGACCAAAATATTAATGGGAATGGCCCAAATGGCATACATGAGGAAGGCTCACCAA GTGAAATGGAAACAGATGAACCAGATGATGAATCCAGCCAAGATCAAGAACTTCCCTCTGAGAATGAAAACAGTCAGTCTGAAGATTCAGTTGGAGGAGATAATGATTCTGAAAATGGATTATGTACTGAAGAAACTTGCAAAGGTCAACTCACGGGACACAAAAAACGATTGTTTACATTCCAGTTTAACAACTTAGGCAATACTGATATCAACTACATCAAAGACGATACCAGGCATATAAGATTTGATGATAGGCAGCTTAGGCTAGATG AAAGATCTTTTCTTGCTTTGGATTGGGATCCCGATTTGAAAAAAAGATACTTTGATGAAAACGCTGCTGAG GATTTTGAAAAACATGAAAGTGTGGAATATAAACCGCCTAAAAAACCCTTTGTGAAATTAAAAGATTGCATTGAGCTttttacaacaaaagaaaagctaGGTGCTGAAGATCCTTG gtATTGCCCAAATTGTAAAGAACATCAGCAAGCCACAAAAAAATTGGATTTGTGGTCCCTGCCTCCAGTACTTGTGGTACATCTCAAGCGATTTTCTTACAGTCGATACATGAGAGACAAGTTGGATACCTTAGTTGATTTTCCTATCAA tgactTGGATATGTCGGAATTCCTAATTAATCCAAATGCAGGTCCTTGTCGCTATAATTTGATTGCCATTTCCAACCACTAtggagggatgggaggaggacACT atactgcttttgcaaaaaataaagatgatggaAAATGGTACTACTTTGATGACAGTAGTGTCTCAACTGCATCTGAAGACCAAATTGTG TCCAAAGCAGCATATGTACTCTTCTACCAGAGGCAAGACACTTTCAGTGGAACTGGCTTTTTCCCTCTTGATCGAGAAACTAAAGGTGCTTCAGCTGCCACAGGCATCCCGTTAGAAAGTGATGAAGATAGCAATGATAATGACAATGATATAGAAAACGAAAACTGTATGCACACTAACTAA